Proteins encoded together in one Campylobacter concisus window:
- a CDS encoding ArsS family sensor histidine kinase has protein sequence MKYSITTKITIIFAIAFSLMCLLFVTFANIQQESALEKLKDKQISAMNYLVALYERGNPPRDLEHYFKNFNLEYVGNKNLATSVTTSGNAIFTQHTPLGLMQSVNYKGDLYLLIKNPSFQLLLESNDARHVNDPLWVAFLIISALLISLYVSVLRSLLPLRRLSKDIRKFASGNMEMAMTARLNENEQDEIGQVAVEFDNAVCKIRELIRSRQLFLRAIMHELKTPIGKGRIVSEMVANDTQKMRLINVFERLEMLINEFSKVEQLLSKSYALNYQECHFSLILEQVQDMLMLDKFEERVSCDIRDDVILRVDFQLFSLAIKNLIDNALKYAEDKKAILICDSEFIAVKNLGKKLNHPIDYYKQAFVRGDKVSAGSGMGLGLYIIEQICQMQKFELVYDYEDGYHVFKILLRAKAKRA, from the coding sequence ATGAAATACTCCATAACCACCAAGATAACTATCATCTTTGCCATCGCTTTCTCGCTGATGTGCTTGCTCTTTGTGACATTTGCAAACATTCAGCAAGAAAGTGCGCTTGAGAAGCTAAAAGACAAGCAAATAAGCGCTATGAACTATCTTGTGGCGCTTTATGAGCGTGGCAATCCTCCAAGAGATTTGGAGCACTACTTTAAAAATTTCAACCTAGAATACGTCGGCAACAAAAATTTAGCCACCTCTGTTACTACAAGCGGAAACGCAATTTTTACGCAGCACACGCCTCTTGGCTTGATGCAGTCGGTTAATTACAAAGGCGATTTGTATCTGCTTATCAAAAATCCATCTTTTCAGCTCTTGCTTGAGAGCAACGACGCAAGACACGTAAATGATCCGCTTTGGGTGGCATTTTTGATCATCTCGGCTCTGCTCATCTCGCTTTATGTTTCGGTGCTTAGAAGCCTTTTGCCGCTTAGAAGACTTAGCAAAGATATCAGGAAATTTGCCAGCGGAAATATGGAGATGGCGATGACTGCTAGGCTAAATGAAAACGAGCAAGACGAGATCGGACAGGTTGCGGTCGAGTTTGACAACGCCGTTTGCAAGATAAGAGAGCTCATTCGCTCAAGGCAGCTATTTTTGCGTGCGATCATGCATGAGCTAAAGACGCCTATAGGCAAGGGCAGGATCGTCTCTGAGATGGTGGCAAACGACACTCAAAAGATGAGGCTCATAAACGTTTTTGAGCGCCTTGAGATGCTTATAAATGAATTTAGCAAGGTCGAGCAGCTCCTTTCAAAGAGCTACGCGCTAAACTATCAAGAGTGCCATTTTTCGCTCATTTTAGAGCAGGTGCAAGATATGCTTATGCTTGATAAATTTGAAGAGCGAGTGAGCTGTGATATTAGAGATGACGTCATATTAAGAGTGGATTTTCAGCTTTTTAGTTTGGCGATTAAAAATTTGATAGACAATGCCCTAAAATACGCAGAGGACAAAAAGGCCATCTTGATCTGCGATAGCGAATTTATAGCGGTTAAAAATTTAGGTAAAAAGCTAAATCACCCTATCGACTACTACAAACAAGCCTTTGTGAGAGGCGATAAGGTGAGTGCTGGAAGCGGCATGGGGCTTGGACTTTACATCATCGAGCAAATTTGCCAGATGCAAAAATTTGAGCTTGTATATGACTACGAGGACGGCTATCACGTCTTTAAAATTTTACTTCGTGCAAAGGCAAAACGCGCATGA
- a CDS encoding TRAP transporter substrate-binding protein, translating into MNKFLLASLGLAALACAAMGDDKVYKLKLATSWESTMPVLGDVPKELKEKVEKMSNGRIEIRIDYPSKHKSPFAMLDFAKSGQYDIGYTASYYYKGKDPKTMFFTATPFMMNTDEQTAWYEFGGGKELEAKVFDPYNIKIFRAGNTGMQMGGWFKKEIKSVDDIKGLKIRIPGFGGEIYAKLGANINTIPTGELYMALEMGTIDAVEWVSPAYDMALGFHKVAKYYYTGWQEPDGETQFFFNKNAYEKLPDDLKAIFEAAAAEVARDVNTKVFYANVEYWDKMKAEYPDIQVKSFPPEVIAALKKATNELLDEESAKDPLFKEIVESQRAFLKKAREWTKISDYAYIKTNEEK; encoded by the coding sequence ATGAATAAATTTTTATTAGCATCTCTTGGCCTAGCAGCTCTTGCTTGCGCTGCCATGGGAGATGACAAAGTCTATAAGCTCAAGCTTGCAACCTCATGGGAGAGCACTATGCCAGTGCTTGGTGACGTGCCAAAAGAGCTAAAAGAGAAGGTCGAAAAGATGAGTAACGGCCGCATCGAGATCAGGATCGACTACCCGTCAAAGCACAAGTCACCTTTTGCGATGCTTGACTTTGCAAAGAGCGGTCAGTACGACATCGGCTACACAGCTAGCTACTACTACAAGGGCAAAGACCCTAAGACTATGTTTTTTACAGCGACACCATTTATGATGAATACCGACGAGCAAACAGCTTGGTATGAATTTGGCGGCGGCAAAGAGCTAGAGGCGAAAGTTTTTGACCCATATAACATCAAAATTTTTAGAGCTGGTAACACTGGCATGCAAATGGGCGGCTGGTTTAAAAAAGAGATCAAGTCAGTTGATGATATCAAAGGCTTAAAGATAAGAATTCCGGGCTTTGGCGGTGAAATTTACGCTAAACTTGGCGCAAACATCAACACTATCCCAACTGGCGAGCTTTACATGGCTCTTGAGATGGGCACTATCGATGCAGTCGAGTGGGTTAGCCCAGCTTATGACATGGCACTTGGCTTTCACAAAGTGGCAAAATACTACTACACAGGCTGGCAAGAGCCAGATGGCGAAACTCAGTTTTTCTTCAACAAAAATGCATATGAAAAACTTCCAGATGATCTAAAAGCTATCTTTGAAGCGGCTGCTGCTGAAGTGGCAAGAGATGTGAATACTAAGGTATTTTACGCAAACGTAGAGTACTGGGACAAGATGAAGGCTGAGTACCCAGACATCCAAGTAAAATCTTTCCCACCAGAGGTCATCGCAGCTCTTAAAAAGGCTACAAACGAGCTACTTGATGAAGAGAGCGCAAAAGATCCGCTATTTAAAGAGATCGTCGAGTCTCAAAGAGCTTTCCTCAAAAAAGCAAGAGAGTGGACTAAAATTTCTGACTACGCTTACATCAAAACAAACGAAGAGAAATAA
- a CDS encoding tRNA 2-selenouridine synthase — protein MKKVKFIVFICLFILLPLAYFNGFIRISDLTSEQESIAKKYGGIYVFDEKLEKEIDKREEERDKYLDDFFKNNNRDFDLNDQAIMNEKLPRVLSNGKKYYLRWIDYENETRKKIKTPQIYKDKIKEFIGSEDYEKFKPSYDLGYFYIDDNDEVRVIDLSLDYYVVEITYTLSGDEASGIKFTKNRYINVAGDNYFYFIDNKFQKINK, from the coding sequence ATGAAAAAAGTCAAATTTATAGTTTTTATCTGCTTGTTTATACTGCTACCACTTGCTTATTTTAATGGCTTCATAAGAATTTCTGATCTAACTAGCGAACAAGAGAGCATTGCTAAAAAGTATGGTGGTATTTATGTATTTGATGAGAAGTTAGAGAAGGAGATAGATAAGAGAGAAGAAGAGAGGGATAAGTATCTTGATGATTTCTTTAAAAACAATAATAGAGATTTTGACTTAAATGATCAAGCTATTATGAATGAAAAATTACCTAGAGTTTTATCTAATGGTAAAAAATATTACCTCAGATGGATTGATTATGAAAATGAGACTAGAAAAAAGATAAAAACTCCACAAATTTACAAAGATAAAATAAAAGAATTTATTGGCAGTGAAGATTATGAAAAATTTAAACCATCTTATGACTTGGGCTATTTTTATATCGATGATAATGATGAAGTAAGAGTAATCGATCTAAGTTTAGACTACTACGTTGTCGAAATAACATATACACTTTCAGGTGATGAAGCAAGTGGGATAAAATTTACCAAAAACAGATATATAAACGTAGCTGGAGATAACTATTTTTATTTCATAGACAACAAATTTCAAAAGATAAATAAATAG
- a CDS encoding Mbeg1-like protein, whose product MNTIKNLTNKEMVNKIKDYADIADVAYAFFEYIDENEIWSFSDKFHNERILKKPNPRWDYADYSYYGHTLEFDVKDENGNTIKAAGTPTAYALCVEARFMQDLTIQKPKEDDELEEEKVQISNQIKNFIKVPRNKRQYLFYTIDNLSKRTKNFTSRFRLLKHQKNDDEGFSATLFEDTKDNNKRILAFRGTEITLGDLYADAQLTTNRITNQATSLIYFFMDNVIPILKEGEKINICGHSLGGYLTQICAFTFAEHIDEIYTFNSPGLLSKLNIEEGLSSQIFIISQALRDPSLDTRIRTNINYKKTLYLNMYSANEDHTYLPTPLNVNNIYHMKTDNDSLAFNNKLYENAIQDLGVDINGNEVLINIGNVDAILNTNVSISSHFLTYTAATLYFFSYLLEQKDNDEKTKNVSLKGTFLYLNEFMEQNYKLIFDLDTNLSLAYKNETSYIDNKATLPPLLYNKNKNWMLLILLNNIKHDFKIFNHNLEDEQEALIIEDIFKLSDKKRYTKIISKDEVEKFKESGCEKIEDKRAMHKCRTYKVVDESSSDITTTKADASKLYTYTSNFTRSLSSQDEKAYFMKRSEQTYSLLFDNSTQSGSINLYDVKDRGEIKFGFLSASSSVYVDKDKESLAIFTKDKDIVDIDKIYEKIRDKFGVENPENYKVDLFLNATLLKGANEAKDYKFGFTNFKDEKEHDLFENKEDQKPFYYFSPRDDESSKGSLDITNKNTSIRVLGYDIDRGSLDVKLKRANNDEKKEKQAQDREAINHQSMPPGAVATNFTAHPVIEDDVITCPHGGQVVLKSKAGRSITSNGIPLILGQDFLGSPIVGCSANSPCTCVAHVPKSALSAKRVNDNHALMQDLVHHCLSDKGCALSVAKKSNLLNFEGIKYVDANGNEVAPKDVQITQNPRLRFFMKSAASQRDNMHVAIYSINGTEYKEPNGADEIVLKESDARDVSDKALLKLFNENFKTTSQRKYEFKEYSLKYGADVFRLNFIKPEYKSKHGINGYYERLSEYENDVRNLIFLTPNQTKDITIKIAKGLDAKIEKDAEITDVVVLQGL is encoded by the coding sequence ATGAATACTATTAAAAATTTAACCAACAAAGAGATGGTAAATAAGATAAAAGACTATGCTGATATAGCCGATGTTGCTTATGCGTTTTTTGAGTATATAGATGAGAATGAAATTTGGAGTTTTTCGGATAAATTTCATAATGAGAGAATTTTAAAAAAACCAAATCCTAGATGGGATTATGCAGACTATAGTTACTATGGTCATACTTTAGAATTTGACGTTAAAGACGAAAACGGAAATACTATAAAAGCTGCTGGTACTCCTACCGCTTACGCCCTTTGCGTTGAAGCTAGATTTATGCAAGACTTAACTATTCAAAAACCAAAAGAAGATGATGAATTAGAAGAAGAAAAAGTACAAATTTCTAATCAAATAAAAAATTTTATAAAAGTCCCTCGAAATAAAAGGCAGTATTTATTTTACACAATAGACAATCTCTCCAAACGTACCAAAAATTTCACATCAAGGTTTAGACTTCTAAAACATCAAAAAAATGACGATGAAGGTTTTAGTGCCACGCTTTTTGAAGATACCAAAGACAATAATAAAAGAATACTAGCTTTTAGAGGCACCGAGATCACTCTAGGAGACTTATACGCAGATGCTCAGTTAACAACTAACCGCATAACAAACCAGGCAACCTCTTTAATATATTTTTTTATGGATAATGTTATACCTATATTAAAAGAGGGCGAAAAGATAAATATATGCGGTCACTCTCTTGGTGGATATCTAACCCAGATATGTGCTTTTACTTTTGCTGAACATATAGATGAAATTTATACATTTAATTCGCCTGGATTATTAAGCAAGCTCAATATCGAAGAAGGTCTTTCGAGCCAAATATTTATAATAAGCCAAGCATTAAGAGATCCCTCTCTTGATACTAGAATCAGAACTAATATAAATTATAAAAAAACGCTTTACTTGAATATGTATTCTGCAAACGAAGATCACACCTACCTACCAACACCTTTAAATGTTAATAACATATATCACATGAAAACAGACAATGATAGCCTAGCCTTTAACAATAAACTCTATGAAAACGCTATACAAGACCTTGGAGTTGATATAAATGGCAATGAAGTACTTATAAATATAGGCAACGTAGATGCGATACTAAATACAAATGTGAGTATAAGCTCGCACTTTCTTACCTATACGGCTGCTACACTATACTTTTTCTCATATCTTTTAGAGCAAAAAGATAATGACGAAAAGACAAAAAATGTTAGCCTAAAAGGCACATTTTTATATCTAAATGAATTTATGGAGCAAAACTATAAGCTTATTTTTGATCTTGATACAAATTTATCTTTAGCATATAAAAATGAGACATCCTATATAGATAACAAAGCTACACTCCCACCTCTTTTATATAACAAAAACAAAAACTGGATGTTGCTTATACTATTAAATAATATAAAACACGACTTTAAGATATTTAATCACAATTTAGAAGACGAGCAAGAAGCCTTGATAATAGAAGATATATTTAAGCTTAGTGACAAGAAGCGATACACAAAGATAATAAGCAAAGATGAAGTTGAGAAATTTAAAGAAAGTGGATGTGAAAAGATAGAAGATAAAAGAGCTATGCACAAGTGCAGGACATACAAGGTAGTAGATGAGAGCTCTAGTGATATCACCACCACCAAGGCTGATGCTAGCAAGCTCTACACCTATACGTCAAATTTCACAAGGTCGCTTTCATCACAAGATGAGAAGGCATACTTTATGAAAAGATCAGAGCAGACCTACTCTCTTTTATTTGACAACAGCACGCAGAGTGGCTCTATAAATTTATACGACGTAAAAGATAGAGGCGAGATAAAATTTGGCTTTTTATCAGCTAGCTCTAGCGTATATGTGGATAAGGATAAAGAGAGTTTAGCCATATTTACAAAAGATAAAGACATAGTGGATATCGATAAGATATATGAGAAGATAAGAGATAAATTTGGCGTGGAAAACCCAGAAAACTACAAGGTCGATCTCTTTTTAAACGCTACACTTCTAAAAGGTGCAAACGAAGCTAAAGACTATAAATTTGGCTTTACAAATTTCAAAGATGAAAAAGAGCATGATCTCTTTGAGAACAAAGAAGATCAAAAGCCCTTTTACTACTTTAGCCCAAGAGATGATGAAAGCTCTAAAGGCTCGCTTGATATCACAAATAAAAACACTAGCATAAGAGTGCTTGGCTATGATATAGATAGGGGTAGCTTAGATGTAAAGCTAAAAAGAGCCAACAATGATGAGAAAAAAGAGAAGCAAGCACAAGATAGAGAAGCGATAAATCATCAAAGCATGCCTCCTGGTGCAGTAGCTACAAATTTCACCGCTCACCCAGTCATAGAAGACGACGTCATCACTTGCCCGCATGGTGGCCAAGTGGTGCTAAAAAGCAAAGCTGGCAGGAGTATCACATCTAATGGCATACCACTCATACTAGGTCAAGACTTCTTAGGCTCGCCGATAGTTGGCTGCTCGGCAAATTCGCCATGCACCTGCGTAGCACACGTGCCAAAGAGCGCACTAAGTGCCAAAAGAGTAAATGACAACCACGCTCTCATGCAAGACCTAGTTCATCACTGCTTAAGTGATAAAGGCTGCGCGCTATCAGTGGCTAAAAAGTCAAATTTGCTAAATTTTGAAGGGATAAAATACGTTGATGCAAACGGCAACGAAGTAGCCCCAAAAGATGTGCAGATCACGCAAAATCCAAGGCTAAGGTTTTTCATGAAAAGCGCTGCATCACAAAGAGATAACATGCACGTCGCCATATACTCCATAAACGGCACCGAGTACAAAGAGCCAAATGGGGCTGACGAGATCGTGCTAAAAGAGAGCGACGCAAGAGACGTTAGCGACAAGGCACTTTTAAAGCTATTTAATGAAAACTTTAAGACTACCAGCCAAAGAAAATATGAATTTAAAGAGTACTCGCTAAAGTATGGCGCAGATGTTTTTAGACTAAATTTCATAAAGCCAGAGTATAAGAGCAAGCACGGCATAAACGGCTACTACGAAAGACTTAGCGAATACGAAAACGACGTTAGAAATTTGATCTTTCTAACGCCAAATCAAACAAAAGATATCACTATAAAAATAGCCAAAGGGCTAGACGCTAAGATAGAAAAAGACGCCGAGATAACCGACGTCGTAGTGCTTCAAGGGCTATAA
- the pyk gene encoding pyruvate kinase has product MIKKTKIVATLGPASDNEETMEAMVKAGVNVFRLNFSHGTHEYHKSNIDKIRNIEKRLNKRISILQDICGPKIRVGKLSEPFYLKAGDELSIYAEDIVGEKIEKGVYRVSLNQPQILPMLKAGEYVYLYDGSIRARVTGEGKDVVKTIIENDGLLNSNKGVNFPNTALGIDIITPKDKEDMEFGAKQGVNFVAISFVQDANDVIKARNILKEFGSRAAILSKIEKFDAVENIDDIIAKSDGIMVARGDLGIEVPFYRVPTIQKLIIKKANAASKPVITATQMMLSMAEHETATRAEISDVANAVLDGTDAVMLSEESAIGKNPVAVVEAMSKTIIQTQSIYPYNKFDEFDFFDETDMVANSAASLAVRIKANAILSITGSGKSAIKLARNRTNIDIIAIAHDEQTAHMLTLAWGVTPALVLEKTKLNVLLANVIKKAYDAGYVEHDKTYLVTAGHPTGVEGSTNLIRIIRRDQLDYYLDLATE; this is encoded by the coding sequence ATGATAAAAAAGACGAAAATTGTAGCGACTTTAGGGCCAGCAAGTGACAACGAAGAGACGATGGAAGCGATGGTTAAAGCAGGTGTTAATGTTTTTCGTTTAAATTTTAGCCACGGAACACACGAATACCACAAATCAAACATCGACAAGATAAGAAACATCGAAAAAAGACTAAACAAACGCATAAGCATCTTGCAAGATATCTGCGGTCCAAAGATCAGAGTTGGCAAGCTTAGCGAGCCATTTTACTTAAAAGCTGGCGACGAGCTTAGCATCTACGCAGAGGATATCGTGGGCGAAAAGATCGAAAAGGGCGTTTATAGAGTGAGCCTAAATCAGCCTCAAATTTTACCTATGCTAAAGGCTGGCGAGTACGTCTATCTCTACGATGGCTCGATCAGAGCAAGAGTTACAGGCGAGGGCAAAGATGTGGTAAAAACCATCATCGAAAATGACGGACTTTTAAACTCAAACAAAGGGGTAAATTTCCCAAATACCGCCCTTGGCATCGACATTATCACGCCAAAAGATAAAGAAGATATGGAATTTGGCGCAAAGCAGGGCGTAAATTTCGTTGCTATTAGCTTCGTGCAAGACGCAAATGACGTGATAAAAGCAAGAAATATCTTAAAAGAATTTGGATCACGTGCGGCTATCCTATCTAAGATCGAGAAATTTGACGCGGTCGAAAATATAGACGACATCATCGCAAAGAGTGACGGTATCATGGTAGCTCGTGGCGACCTTGGCATAGAGGTGCCATTTTACAGGGTCCCAACCATACAAAAGCTCATCATCAAAAAGGCAAATGCAGCCAGCAAACCAGTCATCACAGCAACTCAGATGATGCTAAGCATGGCTGAGCATGAAACCGCTACAAGAGCGGAGATCAGCGACGTGGCAAATGCCGTGCTAGACGGCACTGATGCGGTTATGCTAAGCGAGGAGAGCGCGATCGGCAAAAACCCAGTCGCAGTCGTAGAGGCGATGAGCAAAACAATCATCCAGACGCAAAGCATCTACCCATACAATAAATTTGACGAATTTGACTTTTTTGACGAGACTGACATGGTCGCAAATAGCGCAGCTTCGCTAGCCGTGCGCATCAAGGCAAATGCGATACTCTCTATCACAGGCTCTGGCAAATCAGCCATAAAGCTAGCTAGAAACCGCACAAACATCGACATCATCGCTATCGCACACGACGAGCAGACAGCTCACATGCTTACCCTTGCTTGGGGCGTGACGCCAGCGCTTGTGCTTGAAAAGACAAAGCTAAATGTCCTTCTTGCAAATGTCATCAAAAAGGCTTACGACGCTGGATACGTCGAGCATGACAAGACCTATCTCGTCACAGCTGGCCACCCAACAGGCGTAGAGGGCAGCACAAACCTCATACGTATCATCAGACGCGACCAGCTTGATTATTACTTAGACCTTGCAACTGAGTAA
- a CDS encoding response regulator transcription factor, with protein sequence MINVLMIEDDPEFAQILSEYLDSFNIKVTNFEDPYLGLSAGIKNYDLLILDLTLPGIDGLEVCKEIRQKYDIPIIISSARSDISDKVVGLQLGADDYLPKPYDPKEMYARITSLIRRYKKTNEVQEEVVDSAFRIDDKRHEIYFNNEALALTPAEYEILTYLIKQHSFSVSREQLVYNCKSLKDKDSKSLDVIIGRLRTKIGDSSKAPKHIFSVRGIGYKLIG encoded by the coding sequence ATGATTAACGTTTTAATGATAGAAGACGATCCAGAATTTGCACAAATTTTATCTGAATATCTTGATAGTTTTAATATAAAAGTGACTAACTTTGAAGACCCATATCTAGGACTAAGTGCCGGCATAAAAAACTATGACCTGCTCATACTTGACCTTACATTACCTGGCATTGATGGTCTTGAAGTTTGCAAAGAAATTCGCCAAAAATACGACATCCCTATCATCATAAGCTCGGCTCGCAGTGACATCAGCGACAAGGTCGTTGGACTTCAGCTTGGAGCGGATGATTACTTGCCAAAACCATACGATCCAAAAGAGATGTATGCTCGTATCACAAGTCTTATTAGAAGATATAAAAAGACAAACGAAGTTCAAGAAGAGGTCGTTGATAGCGCATTTAGGATAGACGACAAGCGCCATGAAATTTACTTTAATAATGAAGCCCTTGCTCTTACACCAGCTGAGTATGAAATTTTAACCTATCTCATCAAACAGCACAGCTTTTCAGTATCACGTGAGCAGCTAGTTTATAACTGCAAGAGCCTAAAAGACAAGGACTCAAAGAGCCTAGATGTCATCATCGGACGCCTTAGAACAAAGATCGGCGACAGCTCAAAAGCACCAAAACATATATTTTCAGTTAGAGGCATAGGATATAAGCTTATCGGATGA
- a CDS encoding molybdopterin molybdotransferase MoeA, with the protein MKDFMSYADSLKILKDTINAWEKVEKVAITDALDRNIAYDVKAAENYPAKPVSAMDGYAFAFKDGLSELELITDLPAGSDKGLHVESSKCVKTFTGSLMSEGTDTLVPVENVEVSGSKIIIKKSVPKGFAVRAVGESYKKGEILIKKGTRLTYAEIALLAELGVFHVSVFIRPRVAILATGSEIKDLGEPLDSPAQIHSSNHVGIAMQIRKMGAEPILCEIVRDKAELVEKAIINALKSADILVTTGGISMGDYDFVKGALNENFKLIIEGAAIKPGRHIRVAKSGDKYIFALPGFPYSAMVMCVLYVRVLINTWFSQEEPKITAIMDEDYKKRSPFLEFTAVNLENKDGKIFVNLNGKKLGSSAIVNNLTNEAALLIIPKETEFIAKGEVVEVLKMPC; encoded by the coding sequence ATGAAAGATTTTATGAGCTATGCAGATAGCCTGAAAATTCTAAAAGATACGATAAATGCGTGGGAAAAGGTCGAAAAAGTAGCCATCACAGATGCGCTTGATAGAAATATCGCCTATGATGTGAAAGCCGCTGAAAACTACCCAGCAAAGCCAGTTTCGGCGATGGACGGCTACGCTTTTGCCTTTAAAGATGGACTAAGTGAGCTTGAGCTCATCACAGACCTTCCAGCAGGTAGTGACAAAGGGCTGCATGTGGAGAGCAGTAAATGCGTCAAAACCTTCACCGGCTCGCTAATGAGCGAAGGTACCGACACTCTTGTGCCGGTTGAAAATGTCGAGGTTAGCGGCTCAAAAATAATCATCAAAAAGAGCGTGCCAAAGGGCTTTGCCGTGCGAGCAGTGGGTGAGAGCTACAAAAAAGGCGAAATTTTAATAAAAAAAGGCACACGTCTAACTTATGCTGAGATCGCACTTCTTGCCGAGCTTGGCGTCTTTCACGTAAGCGTCTTTATCCGCCCAAGAGTGGCGATACTAGCAACCGGTAGCGAGATAAAAGACCTTGGCGAGCCTCTTGATAGTCCAGCGCAAATTCACAGCTCAAATCACGTAGGCATCGCTATGCAGATACGAAAAATGGGCGCGGAGCCGATCCTTTGTGAGATCGTAAGAGATAAGGCCGAGCTTGTCGAAAAAGCGATCATCAATGCACTAAAATCAGCCGATATTTTAGTGACGACTGGTGGCATCAGCATGGGAGACTATGACTTTGTAAAGGGCGCTTTAAATGAAAACTTTAAGCTCATCATCGAAGGCGCTGCGATAAAACCGGGCCGCCACATAAGAGTGGCAAAATCAGGCGATAAATACATCTTTGCGCTGCCGGGATTTCCGTATTCGGCGATGGTTATGTGCGTGCTTTATGTGAGAGTGCTTATAAACACTTGGTTTAGCCAAGAAGAGCCAAAGATCACGGCGATAATGGACGAAGACTACAAAAAACGCTCGCCATTTTTGGAATTTACAGCGGTAAATTTAGAAAACAAAGATGGCAAAATTTTTGTAAATTTAAACGGCAAAAAGCTAGGTAGCTCAGCGATCGTAAATAACCTAACAAACGAAGCTGCACTGCTTATCATCCCTAAAGAGACAGAATTTATCGCAAAAGGTGAAGTAGTAGAAGTTTTAAAGATGCCTTGCTAA
- the dnaJ gene encoding molecular chaperone DnaJ, giving the protein MEFDYYEILEISRNASGDEIKKAFRKLALKYHPDRNAGDKEAEQKFKQINEAYQVLSDEQKRSIYDRYGKEGLEGRFGSGGGFSADFDLSDIFDSFFGGGFGGGSRQRKRRSEKYSADLEIPINLEFNEAVFGCEKEIKFDQKVPCPTCNATGSKDGKNKTCQHCGGSGRITRGNGFMNIVQECPYCHGSGEVISEPCPDCNAKAYKIQQQSVKITIPEGVDSGMRMRVAGKGNIGANGVQGDLYVSINVKEDKHFIRHNDDVYIEIPVFFTQAVLGESIKIPTLRGEAELKLPVGAKDKQQFIFENEGIKGVNSRKKGRLVAQISIQTPDKLSDEQKELLNKLQASFGIVSGKSSTDESVFDKIKSWFKGDEPKGKKKK; this is encoded by the coding sequence GTGGAGTTTGATTATTACGAGATCCTTGAAATTTCAAGAAATGCAAGTGGCGACGAGATAAAAAAAGCCTTTAGAAAGCTCGCTTTAAAATACCATCCAGACAGAAACGCTGGCGACAAAGAGGCTGAGCAGAAATTTAAACAGATCAACGAAGCCTATCAGGTCTTAAGCGATGAGCAAAAGCGCTCAATATATGACAGATACGGCAAAGAAGGGCTTGAGGGTAGATTTGGCAGTGGCGGTGGCTTTAGCGCTGATTTTGACCTTTCAGACATTTTTGACTCGTTTTTTGGTGGCGGTTTTGGCGGTGGCTCTAGACAGAGAAAAAGACGAAGCGAAAAATACTCAGCAGATCTTGAAATTCCTATAAATTTAGAGTTTAATGAAGCTGTTTTTGGCTGCGAAAAAGAGATCAAATTTGATCAAAAAGTGCCTTGCCCAACATGCAACGCAACAGGCAGTAAAGATGGCAAAAACAAAACTTGCCAGCACTGCGGCGGAAGCGGCAGGATCACACGTGGAAATGGCTTTATGAATATCGTTCAAGAGTGCCCATACTGCCACGGATCTGGCGAAGTGATAAGCGAGCCATGTCCTGATTGCAACGCAAAAGCCTATAAAATCCAGCAACAAAGCGTCAAGATCACGATCCCAGAGGGCGTTGATAGTGGCATGAGGATGAGGGTCGCTGGCAAAGGCAACATCGGTGCAAACGGCGTTCAAGGCGATCTTTACGTGAGCATAAACGTAAAAGAGGACAAGCACTTCATCCGCCACAATGACGATGTTTATATAGAAATTCCAGTCTTTTTCACCCAAGCTGTTCTTGGCGAGAGCATAAAAATCCCAACACTTCGCGGTGAAGCCGAGCTAAAACTGCCAGTTGGCGCGAAAGATAAACAGCAATTTATCTTTGAAAATGAGGGCATCAAGGGCGTAAATTCACGCAAAAAAGGCAGACTTGTAGCTCAAATTTCTATCCAAACACCTGATAAACTAAGCGATGAGCAAAAAGAGCTTTTAAACAAGCTTCAAGCTAGCTTTGGCATAGTTTCAGGCAAGTCAAGCACCGATGAGAGCGTCTTTGATAAGATAAAAAGCTGGTTTAAAGGCGACGAGCCAAAGGGCAAAAAGAAAAAATAA